TTTATTTGCAGTGCAAAGGACTgtaattagcaaaaaaaaaaaaagactaacaaAATGTATTAGAGAGTATTCTGGAGGATCATCTGCTCTGTAAATATCTCTCATTTCATTGCCTTCTATTTTCCCTGCTCACATTGTATATTATGAAGAGTTCAGTAAGGTCTCGGATGCTTTAAATAagtattaaatctttttttttttttttggatattacTGTACAGTTTGTAAAGCAGCTCTGTTTGTTTAGTTAGTAGTTTAGCTCTGATCTAGTTCTTAGTGCATGAAGATAAGAGCTACTTTAATTACGTTACTACACTAAGCAAAGCTCTACAgattattatgtatatatgaGCATCTCGGCTACACCCAACCTCCAGGGCgcggataaacacacacacaaaacccagaTGCTACAGCGAATGCAGTACATCCGCTGATCACATCCGTGTGCCTTAAACCACAGCAGTCTGTTTTCTGTCTTAAAGGGAGCGACGTGGTCTAGTGTTGAAGGTTAGTTCAGATCCCAGTGTCGCGTTTTAGGGTTTAAACATCAGCGATCTGGATTACGAATAAACCCAGAATAAGAAATATACAACTTTTATCGATCTAAACTGATGGTGTTGCGTTTGTCAGAGCCGCCGTCTGATTGTTTTGGTCAAAAGGGGCTGAGTCACGTTACTTCCTGGTTGAAGCGCACAGAGGGGATGGAGTGACTGCGTGGCTaaaagagagacggagagagaaaaaaaaatcgcgTACACGTGGATTATTAGGAAAGGCGTCTCAGTTGGTGGACACCAAACCGCCCaagtgtgtttatttctccGGCTCAGCTCTCATCTCATCTGTGCAGCCTGTCAGAGATGATGTTACTGAGATATAACGGCGACCCTGAGACTTTAACGCCGTTTGGTTTTCTCGCGTTGATCGACTGAACTCAGACCTCAGGAAATAAGGCACAGAAAAGCAAAGACGACTTCTTATTGAATGGCAATTCTACAAAAACATAGCAAGAACTCCAGTCCAGACCTGGCCAGTGTTAAAGACGGTTCTGCAGATCATTTTGAAGCAGTTGGACACCAGAAAAAATGTCCTGAGTCAAATCAGTGTTGGTCCaggtgagtgagggagtgagtgcgCGCGCTCCGAACCTTTAGCCCAAATCACTACCTTTCTCCCTGTATAGGGTCCCTGTATAGGGTTAGATATAACTAATCAGTCGCCCTttatgtagtgcactatatatCAAATTATGAGGATTTGGTATTGTGTCTGTTTTTCGATAAAGCTGTGTTTGTttagcaacaacaaaaacaccttCTAACAattatttcctttgtttttaatgGAGGCATGATGGCTGTAATGTAGAGTGCTGTTATAAAAGTTTTCTATTTGGTCTAAAGTCAATGTCTAATTATAACTGTTAAATAACTACTACATTAGCAATGGATCAGGAAACTAAAGTCATGTAGCTTGACATGTCTGTGGGTAGTAAGTTCCAACCTCAACACAAATACATGGTGCAGACTATAATTAGTCAACAAAAATATCCGTGTATTAATGTATATTGTATGAGATATACAGGCTGTATGAGAGGGGATATTTAGTTTTATCCACGTTGCCAGATGAAAAAACCATCCACAGTTAAGTTTCTGTGCTTCATGTGGTTTACATGTTTTTTGTGCAggtgtattaaatataaacttgCAATATTATGCTAATAGTTTAGCCCTTTATTGTGACATATAAAGAGATATAATTatgatgtatttaaaaatgactattTAATCAGAAAGGAAGGCAAGCCTTGGCAAGGTGTAACTTTCCAGACTCATATTTATCATCATACACATTGGCTTCTAGTTTCtcgttcattcatcttcagcaaATTACTAAATCACAGAGTATATCTTGGAAACACTGGGTATGGGGCAGGAACACACCTGGTTTGGGACATCAGTTTAGCACAGGACgtgtataaataaagaaatacattcaCAGCCAAGCTGGTGTTTAAATTAACACAGTGGCAGTAACAATATTCTGAAATATGTGTTATGGTAACACCAGCTGTCCTGCCTGCCACTGATTATCAGCGTTAGTCCACAACACCGAGCCATCCTTATCCTTTTCTCTCTGTGCAGGCCTGTAGCACGGATCTGGACGGTGGTGCTGCTGTTGGGGACATGTCTCTTGTACTGCGCCCGTGTGGCCATGCCCATCTGTGCCGTGAGCATGGCCGAGCGCTTCAGCTGGTCCAAGAGGGAGTCAGGAATGGTGCTGGGCAGCTTCTTCTGGGGCTACTGCTTCACTCAGGTCCTCGGCGGCTACATCAGTGACAGGTCAGCACTGGGATGATGTGATTATCACTTATATCTATTTTTCATATGATTAAAAATACTTGAATCTGAACTAGCTGGTCTTTAAAGTGACTATGACTGTGAGGAAAGTGtgacatgatgtaatagaacaATGTTCTGTCTCAGGACTGGGTAATGGCACTTTAGCCACGATGTCATCCTGCTTTACATATTCACACAAAACCaagactaaaaaaacaaactattgGAAAGTAAAAACTGTTGTGTACTATTGCACACAGTCAGATTTCTTGTGAAGAatacatgacaaaaacaaacataaatattgtATGGTTTAATCTGAAATATCTAATTGTGATCCTTTATGTTGCATCAGTCCTTGTTATGGTGAATTGTTATTACTTCGGTATTAAGTGTGACTCCATTTTCAGTCATGCCAAGtatcatttacagcatgtgtAGGTTACAGCCTTCTGGTACTCCAAGCATTAGTTTTTGAAATGCTCTTCAGTAAAACTGCATTCATGCCTCTTGTTTGTGATGTAAATAGGGTTGGAGGAGAAAAAGTGATGTTGCTGTCTGCTGCAGCATGGGGAGCCATGACCGCGTTCACGCCCATCCTGGCCCACTTCTGCTCTCAGCCCATCGTCTCCATGACCGTGTCCCGCTTTCTCATGGGCCTCCTGCAAGGTGAGTGACGGgtcagagatgcagagagatgTCCATTAGGTCTTCATTTTAGGCTCTCTTCTTTATTACCTTCATCTCTTCATCCAAAGTTGGATTTGATTTGCTCCTCAAAGCCACAGAggtgcttaattttttttttctttttttctttcttccttaaAAAGCCACTCAACTGATCACATCATTTTGTTTTACGTGTCTATGATCAGACCCATAAAGGTGAAAAGTATACAGCGTGTACATTGCAATAAAAGGTGCGCCTTCTCAAAACGACCAATTCATGGTTGTCACTGAAGAGCTGAATTTTgagagaaattatttttaagagGGCAGTTTTTGTGCAGCAGTAATGAGTGCCATTGTAGTGACTCTGCACTCCCTGGAAATGTTATACTGTAATTGTTGCAGAAAGAAGTAggcataaaatgtattttatggaCTACATCTGATGTGTTATGTCTCTTGCTTCTTCCCAAGTATTATGGCTCCAGTCACTCGCTGatgtttgattgatttttgctcTCAGTGAGCACAGTTAGCAGCTGGATTAGTGCATCAGTGCCAGATGCTAATGTAGACTCTTAAATCTCTGTCTCTTCTCAAGGTGTTCATTACCCTTCTCTGGCTAGTCTGTGCTCCCAGAAAGTGGTGGAGAGTGAGCGCGGTTTCCTCATGAGCACTGTAGGGAGCGGCTCATATCTGGGGTGAGTCATATAGCAGCTCATAGATACTGAAGTGAGCAATTTGAGCTAGTTAATTGTGAGCtagctgatttaaaaaaaaacaacaacaacaatacatgGAATTATAAATCAGTTCATAAAGTGTTTAACCCATCTCGGggaataataaatatgatattCCATGGTTTCTTTACTGACCTGAGTAACAGGTTGGAGTCTCTTTAGCATGAATACCAATTTTGTTTATCTGTTATTGCTGCGCTAATGACATTCTAATGATCTACTTCAAAATAAATCTTATAGCTTCAGTCTGTAATTTAATTAGCAGGGATGTACATTTAAAGTGATGATcaagaatgattttttttttccctgttttgAATTCAGCTGATGCAACTTCCTGTTTAACAGTAAAGTATGACGGACGGaagtacagtgtacagtacagttcacACTTTATACAGGTGTATAAAGGCTGTTTAACAGAAAAGAGTGAAGCATGTGATGTGAGATGGATTCACGCGTGTTGACAATCCGTCCATTCACTTAAGACATTAGAATCTGAAATTACTCATCTTCAGCTTGTTTTTAGCTTTACAAGTTACACAAATGTATTGAaaagaatactgtgtgtgtgtgtgtgtgtgtgtgtgtgtgtgtgtgtgtgtgtgtgtgtgtgtgtgtgtgtgtgtgtgtgtgtgtgtaggacattAGTGATTGGAGGAATAGGCTCACTCATGCTGGACCTGTACGGTTGGGAGAGTGTGTTCTACATCTCCGGCCTCCTGTCAGTGCTTTGGGCTTACTGTATGTGGAAATACCTTCTGAAGGGAGAAGGTAAGGCTTCACTGCTCATGCTCCACATGCTGCACCAGGAGGGATGATGATGAATTACATGGATTTAGCAGCTTCAGGCTTTAACTATTGGCTGAGATGTTGCTCAGTTTTTTCCTCTCTGAATTGTCAttgctttggataaaagtgtcagATAAATGAGGTAAATCTAAGAATGTAAACAGGTTGTTTTTAATGTTGTCATCTGGATGTGGAGTTTTATTCTTCATAACTGACTGTAAACTTAAAACTACAAAACAATTCAACTAGTTTACAGCAGTAATGCTGATTTAAAGCTATTACTGACATCCTGACAAagacaaaagctttttttttttttaataaaaagtgccgtattgtaaattaaaaatcattagaatgtttatttaaaggaatttgtttttcagatgcaattaaatattaatgtgcAGGTAATTTTTCTATAAACAGAAGAAACATTCTGTGCCTttgtaaaaaaagagagagaaagatgagggGGTGAAACAACTTTGTGTTGCACGGGGTAATTTTCTGTTCACATGTTTTTTAGATATTCTTATTTGTATATACATTCAATTTGTATGTAATAATTAAAAGTATGCCAAAAAGACATCATTTCTACATCAAGAGATATAAAAGTATTTTAGCGAAATAGTTTAGGAatgataaaatgatttttatttttaaaagcaggATATGGAATGTTATTATAACGAAAATAGTggcattataataaataatttttttgaatgtatatatttcatttattcattcattttctaccgcttatccgaacgtcacggggagcctgtgacatCTCGGGTGtcttcgggcatcaaggcaggatacaccctggatggagtgccaacccatcgcaggacacgcacacacacgcacacacactctcattcactcatgcaatcacacactggacaattttccagagatgccaatcaacctaccatgcatgtctttggaccgggggaggaaaccggagtacccggaggaaacccccaaggcacgggaagaacatgcaaactccacacacacacaaggtggaggcgggaatcgaacccccaaccctggggttgtgaggcgaacatgctaaccactaaaccatcGTGACcccatgtatatattttaataataataataataacaataacaataataacaataattattattattgttattattgttattgttattattattattattttttttttttaggattatGATAAATTGAAATGATGTCctggtgtgtgtttctgaatgTGTGCTGACTTCACTATGTAAATATTTGTGAGGtctttgtgtgtaatgtgatcAGTGTTACTTCCCTGTCACTGTCTTAGTGTATATTGTACAATTAGAGCAAATAGTAACAAATGGTTTATGTGCTTTTGCATCTCTGGTGCTTTTAACATGGAGAGACCACTTACTGCTGCAACTCTAGTCATGTGTATGTATTGAGCTGCTGAGATGAACTGTTGTTGGTGCAGTCATATGAGAGATCTGTTTAATTTTTTGCTCTTTCAGTTGATGGCTTTAGCTTTTAGT
This DNA window, taken from Tachysurus fulvidraco isolate hzauxx_2018 chromosome 23, HZAU_PFXX_2.0, whole genome shotgun sequence, encodes the following:
- the slc17a9b gene encoding solute carrier family 17 member 9b isoform X2 translates to MAILQKHSKNSSPDLASVKDGSADHFEAVGHQKKCPESNQCWSRPVARIWTVVLLLGTCLLYCARVAMPICAVSMAERFSWSKRESGMVLGSFFWGYCFTQVLGGYISDRVGGEKVMLLSAAAWGAMTAFTPILAHFCSQPIVSMTVSRFLMGLLQGVHYPSLASLCSQKVVESERGFLMSTVGSGSYLGTLVIGGIGSLMLDLYGWESVFYISGLLSVLWAYCMWKYLLKGEGPIITLESLGSAGTQSKLSRRNWLRLFKQPAVCAVIITHLCTASTFFTLLSWLPTFFKDTFPDSKGWIFNVIPWLVAIPSSLFSGCLSDHLISQGFDIASVRKLMQFFSMGVSSVFTLFLCGTTTFPMAVAFVSATMGLTTFSHSGVSVNVQDLAPSCAGALFGVMNTCGAFSGLGLIRT
- the slc17a9b gene encoding solute carrier family 17 member 9b isoform X1 — its product is MAILQKHSKNSSPDLASVKDGSADHFEAVGHQKKCPESNQCWSRPVARIWTVVLLLGTCLLYCARVAMPICAVSMAERFSWSKRESGMVLGSFFWGYCFTQVLGGYISDRVGGEKVMLLSAAAWGAMTAFTPILAHFCSQPIVSMTVSRFLMGLLQGVHYPSLASLCSQKVVESERGFLMSTVGSGSYLGTLVIGGIGSLMLDLYGWESVFYISGLLSVLWAYCMWKYLLKGEGPIITLESLGSAGTQSKLSRRNWLRLFKQPAVCAVIITHLCTASTFFTLLSWLPTFFKDTFPDSKGWIFNVIPWLVAIPSSLFSGCLSDHLISQGFDIASVRKLMQFFSMGVSSVFTLFLCGTTTFPMAVAFVSATMGLTTFSHSGVSVNVQDLAPSCAGALFGVMNTCGAFSGVIMVYFSGYLIETTGSWASVFALITVVNLLGLGMFLTYAEARRVDLEAMKGRYIHI